From the genome of Thermosynechococcus sp. NK55a:
TGGGCCGCTGTCGGTGCGCGGTTACTCAACCAATGCGCTCTCTGGGGATAATGGCCTGCGGTTTTCTGGAGAAGCCCGCTTCCCAGTGCTGCGGACTGCCAATCGTCGCCCGATTATTTCCCTTGGGCCGCTGTTTGATCTGGGGGTAGTCTGGAACAATAGCCGCAATCCAGCAGGTCCCGTTGCTAACGATGTCATTGCCGGTCTAGGTTTGGGGCTCTTGGTGCAACCGACGCGCAACCTCGATCTTCAGTTTCAATATGCAGCACCATTAATTGATCTGCCGGGTCAAACCCGTAGTTTGCAGTCCGATGGCATTTACTTTTCCTTGACGGTGCGTCCCTAGGGCGTATCGAGGGCGGTGCGGAGTGACTGACAAAACTCAGCAACAGCGGCAACCCCCTGATCCGGTTCTGCCAGACGTTTAACAAAGGCACTGCCGACAATGGCGGCATCGGCACCCCAATCACGTACCTGGCGGGCATGCTCTGGACTGGCAATGCCAAACCCGACACCAATGGGCTTGGGGGTGATCTGCCGTAGGGTGCGCAAGAGTTCCTGAACACGGCTGGCCATTTCTTGACGCATGCCAGTGACGCCAGTGGTGCTGACAAGGTAAATAAATCCCTGAGAAGCGGTGGCGATCGCCTGCATCCGTTCAGGGGATGTGGTGGGCGCAATCAGCAGTGTCAATTCCAAGCCCAAATTGGCTGTCTGTGCGAGAACTGGTTCTGCTTCCTCAAGGGGCAAATCAGGAATCACTAACCCCTTGATCCCGGCTTGGGCAACCGCTTTGAGAAATGAAGAGACCCCCCGATGGTAGATGGGATTGTAGTAGGTAAAGAGAATGAGCGGCGCCCTCAGTTGCTGGTGCAAGTCCGTTGTCATTTCTAAGACTGCCTCAAGGCAGGTTCCCCGCTGCAGAGCGCGGGTGGCGGCTGCCTGAATGACTGGACCATCGGCCAAGGGATCCGAATAGGGCATCCCCAGTTCAATCAGATCTGCGCCGTGGTCATCTAGGGCCTTGAGGGCAGCAACTGTAGTTTCTAAATCCGGGTCTCCGGCGGTCAAAAAGGGAATGAGGGCACAGCGCTGGCGAGCACGACATTGCTCAAAGCGTTCAGAAATTTTAGGCACAGTCACGGGCAGTTGCTCTCAAAGATGCATAATAATTGTGCCAGATTAGATACAGCCCTTCTCTAGAATATGAGATACCTATAGTGGCAGGTGGCAGTGAGGGTCATCTAAGCGTGCGTTGGTGGCGTTTTCTCCCCTTTGGCGATCGCCTACGGGCCAGCGAGGCAGTTGGCAGTCTGCAGCAGTGGACGCTGGAGGCGCGGTTGCTCCACTGGTTGACCCTGGTGTGGATTGGCCTTGGTTTGGTTGTTCTCTTTTCCGCTAGTTTTCCCGTGGGCCTAGCTGAAACAGGGAATGGGCTGTACTATTTTACGCGCCAGTTGCTGTGGCTTGCCCTTGGCTGGGCAGGGTTTCAACTGTTTCTGCGGCTGCCCTTGCGGCGATCGCTCCAGATGGCTATTCCGGGCTTTTTTGTTTTGCTACTCATCTGGGCAACGCGATTACCAGGGGTTGGGACAACGGTGATGGGCGCCACCCGCTGGATTAGTATTGGCCCCTTTCAACTCCAGCCCTCGGAGATGATGAAGCCTTTTTTAGTCCTGCAAGCTGCTTGGGTGTTTAGCTGTTGGCGGCGGCTGCACCTGAAGGCGCGCTGTTTTTGGTTAACGGCCTTTGCCCTGACGCTCTTGGGGATTTTAATTCAACCGAACCTCAGTACCACCGCCCTCTGTGGCATTACGTTGTGGCTGATTGCTCTCGGTGCAGGTTTACCTTTGACCCCCCTGTTGTTAACGGCCATGAGTGGCTTGAGCTTAGCAGTTCTCAGCATCAGCATTAATGATTACCAACGGCGGCGAGTCATGTCCTTCCTGAACCCTTGGGCGGATGCGATGGGGGATGGCTACCAGCTAGTACAGAGTCTATTGGCGGTTGCCTCAGGGGGCGTTTTGGGTACCGGGTATGGCTTTTCCCAGCAGAAGCTCTCCTACTTACCGATTCAGCACACCGACTTTATTTTTGCGGTTTATGCGGAAGAAACAGGGTTGGTGGGCTGTCTGTTGCTGTTGGCGCTATTGGTGGCCTACGGTTGGCTGGGAATGCGAGTGGTGAATCGGGCGCGGGATTCCCTGATCCAGCTCACTGCCTTGGGGGCAACGGTGATGATGCTCCTCCAAGCCCTGATTAATATCAGTGTAGCCATTGGTCTGTTGCCGACAACGGGACTGCCCTTCCCGCTCTTTAGCTACGGGGGTAGCTCCATTATGGCCAGTCTGGCGATCGCTGGCCTGTTGATTCGCTGTGCCCGTGAAGGGCAGCAGGCAGAGGTGATTGCCTTCCCTGGTGTGACAAAAGCTCACTCCAGAACTTCCAGAAGCACCCGCCGCCGTGCTGCTCCCGTGGTACCCCTGCGTCCCGAAGGAATCAATAAACCCTAGGCTGACACTTCACGGCCATCTTGACGCCACACGGCAATGACCGAAGGCCGGGGTACGACGACTTGGTCACCATAGGGCCAGCGGGTTGGTAGATCAGCAGTGGATTTTGCCCCTTCCCCCGGATGTTGAATGGCACAGAAGAAGGTTTTGTAGTCACTGCTAAACTCTGGCCCACAAACTTCACAGCCAGGCACAGCCGAGAGAAACATCTTCAGTTCGCGGCGGCCGGGGCTGAGGACATAAATGCCATCATTTTTGCCGAGGCGACTTGATGCCTCGTTGCCATCCGTAGCAATCCAGACATTGCCAGCGCGGTCAAAAGCAAAATTGTCGGGTGCGGAGATGGCAGGCACCTTAGCGTTGGTGGGTCGGCCATAAAGCACTAACTGGCGGCCTTTCTCTGGGGCGGTGGGGTCACCGCAGAGCAAGGGCAACGTCCATCGGAACTGCAAGGCAGCCGGATTATTTCCCTGCTCAACGATCTCAATTACATGGCCCATTACGTTTTCGGGGCGAGGATTGGCGCGATCGCTGTCCTTACGCTTTTCGTTGTATGTCAAGGCAAGCCAGACACTTTTAGTGACAGGATTCCACTCAAAATCTTCTGGCCGATCCATTTTTGTTGCCCCAAGGGCATCGGCTGCCCCCCGTGTATTGATAAAGCACAGCGCCGGATCCTTTTGAAAGATATCAGGCAAACTGGGATTCGGCATAATTTTGTTATCGCTGACACGGGCAATTAGGCGCCATTCACCCGTCAGATCGTCGTTAAACCGCGCAACGTAGAGGTCGCCTTCATCCAACAGGTTCAAGTTGGCGGCACGGTTGTTGGCTCGGTACTTGCCCTTGGTAATGAATTTATACGCATACTCAAAGCGTTCATCATCCCCCATGTAGACCACGACCCGTCCATCGGGGGCAATGACGGTTGTTGCAGCCTCATGGCGAAAGCGCCCTAAAGCCGTGCGTTTGATGGGCAAGCCATTGGGATTGAGGGGATCCACTTCCACGACCCAGCCAAAGCGAAAAGCCTCATTGGGTTCCTTTTCAAGGTTGAAACGGTCTTCGTAGAAGTAAAAACCATAGCGATCGGCCCGCTGACTGGGAAGGCCATAGCGCCCGTGCAAGGTCTTCACTCGCTCTGTGAGGTTGCGATCGCTCCCCCCAAAATAGCTATGAAAATTTTCCTCACAGGTCAAGACTGTACCCCAAGGGGTTTTGCCCGCTGCGCAGTTATTGAGGGTGCCGTTGACGCGCCTGCCCGTGGGATCAGCGGCCGTTTTCAGTAGGGGGTGCCCTTTGGCAGGGCCAGAAATTTCACAGGGGGTTGACCCCGTAATCCGATAGTTTTGGGGAGAGGCTTTGACATACCGCCAGCCACCATTGGCGTTTTGGCTAATCTCAACAATTGAAAGGCCATGGGCTTCCCGCTGGAGTGCTGCTTGC
Proteins encoded in this window:
- the trpA gene encoding tryptophan synthase subunit alpha; amino-acid sequence: MPKISERFEQCRARQRCALIPFLTAGDPDLETTVAALKALDDHGADLIELGMPYSDPLADGPVIQAAATRALQRGTCLEAVLEMTTDLHQQLRAPLILFTYYNPIYHRGVSSFLKAVAQAGIKGLVIPDLPLEEAEPVLAQTANLGLELTLLIAPTTSPERMQAIATASQGFIYLVSTTGVTGMRQEMASRVQELLRTLRQITPKPIGVGFGIASPEHARQVRDWGADAAIVGSAFVKRLAEPDQGVAAVAEFCQSLRTALDTP
- a CDS encoding FtsW/RodA/SpoVE family cell cycle protein, coding for MRWWRFLPFGDRLRASEAVGSLQQWTLEARLLHWLTLVWIGLGLVVLFSASFPVGLAETGNGLYYFTRQLLWLALGWAGFQLFLRLPLRRSLQMAIPGFFVLLLIWATRLPGVGTTVMGATRWISIGPFQLQPSEMMKPFLVLQAAWVFSCWRRLHLKARCFWLTAFALTLLGILIQPNLSTTALCGITLWLIALGAGLPLTPLLLTAMSGLSLAVLSISINDYQRRRVMSFLNPWADAMGDGYQLVQSLLAVASGGVLGTGYGFSQQKLSYLPIQHTDFIFAVYAEETGLVGCLLLLALLVAYGWLGMRVVNRARDSLIQLTALGATVMMLLQALINISVAIGLLPTTGLPFPLFSYGGSSIMASLAIAGLLIRCAREGQQAEVIAFPGVTKAHSRTSRSTRRRAAPVVPLRPEGINKP
- a CDS encoding PhoX family phosphatase, giving the protein MGEYFGDLLSRALSRRAVLKTALFGAAGLTLATLPKVGAAATSLEFSTIYPNTDDKITLPAGFDHGVVIRWGDALDGGENLNWNRIHQTVTEADVRRQRYCFGYNCDFVGYQRTPNGKHLLVVNHEYTNPELMFERGGDRPSQWQAALQREAHGLSIVEISQNANGGWRYVKASPQNYRITGSTPCEISGPAKGHPLLKTAADPTGRRVNGTLNNCAAGKTPWGTVLTCEENFHSYFGGSDRNLTERVKTLHGRYGLPSQRADRYGFYFYEDRFNLEKEPNEAFRFGWVVEVDPLNPNGLPIKRTALGRFRHEAATTVIAPDGRVVVYMGDDERFEYAYKFITKGKYRANNRAANLNLLDEGDLYVARFNDDLTGEWRLIARVSDNKIMPNPSLPDIFQKDPALCFINTRGAADALGATKMDRPEDFEWNPVTKSVWLALTYNEKRKDSDRANPRPENVMGHVIEIVEQGNNPAALQFRWTLPLLCGDPTAPEKGRQLVLYGRPTNAKVPAISAPDNFAFDRAGNVWIATDGNEASSRLGKNDGIYVLSPGRRELKMFLSAVPGCEVCGPEFSSDYKTFFCAIQHPGEGAKSTADLPTRWPYGDQVVVPRPSVIAVWRQDGREVSA